Proteins from one Vibrio pomeroyi genomic window:
- a CDS encoding efflux RND transporter permease subunit has protein sequence MSWMTRWFINNPVAANLLMMAIVISGVLAFGQLRVESFPQIAPSSISITVAYPGGTAQQIDESVTQRIEESISGIAGIKQITSQSSAGVSRVVVRKASSTDLDKLLDDIRNQVNAINGFPVQAERPQVVRNEFTNLAAFVVVSGPRTDDELQPIAKQLEQALKKNPQISKVSNWGARTPQLVIEPDPDQLKALGLSLEELAGLVEQRSLESRSGELISDKGRMVIRGDGYADDLQKLNQLVVISGSNGKIHLGDIAKLSRGYQYSGSIVRNNGSNAIALLVSTSQTDNLLKVSEAISETLDAQRAILPSDIELNTMADMAPYIEEQLFRLSENAWQGLLIVLILLGIFLEIRLAFWVAMGIPIALTGTLAAMQFFNYSINDITLFGFILVLGVLVDDAVVVGEAIHEKRTGNPSHSGASKLNGSSSISGLSNINGKTAAWQGVHSVSVATVFGVLTTIAAFSPMLWINNELAKVLAGFSAVVIFALILSLIESKFILPSHLAQLSVKKPSTSIFAKLQNTAQGGLQWFNLNVYKPVLEFALGYKVASLFGFVAVISLAYGMWSNGAIRSALFPEIPGRYITAVIELEDGAPLPLQRQALLQVEQAMTQVEKGLMDDYPLQEKPVVNLLAWSDGYGEIEVTAELTNESLSLLPGNLLLKRWRESTGQIEGAYSVKFSAAEEPAGGTFLTISSNDRELASRVSEQLADILASLKGVSDVYDDGQDGLPQVRLVLNQYGQQLGLTQATLAQLAGEAFGEREVHRLLENGQETKVLLQYPRDERRTLAQLEQAIIMLPNGGSVMLGDIAEFRHEQEPQVVYRRDREQVINLYWKQNRDLQSPEKTREQLEDTIESLQLQYPSVTIKAGGEFEEIGEVSDGFKSAMIITLLMIYILLAVPLKSYWQPMIIMAVIPFGFAGAIFGHYLMDLPISILSMFGMMAMTGIVINDSLVLITRFNAEYRQGVPLQQALVIAGTSRLRAIFLTTITTVCGLLPLLSETAEQAQYLKPAAVSLVFGELFATAVTLILIPVLLGLFCRKAPQVEDLIENGVVEQEPHVPAQLTLERS, from the coding sequence ATGAGTTGGATGACAAGATGGTTCATTAACAATCCAGTCGCTGCCAATTTGTTGATGATGGCGATTGTGATCAGTGGCGTACTGGCGTTTGGGCAGCTGCGTGTCGAGTCGTTTCCGCAAATTGCACCATCCTCAATCAGCATTACTGTGGCTTATCCTGGCGGTACCGCACAACAGATCGATGAGAGTGTGACTCAACGAATCGAAGAGTCGATCAGCGGTATTGCAGGCATCAAACAGATCACCAGCCAATCGAGTGCTGGCGTGTCACGAGTCGTGGTACGTAAAGCCAGCAGTACAGATTTAGACAAGCTGTTGGATGACATTCGTAATCAAGTTAACGCCATCAACGGCTTTCCCGTGCAAGCAGAAAGACCGCAAGTGGTGCGCAATGAATTTACCAACTTAGCTGCGTTTGTTGTGGTGTCTGGGCCAAGAACCGATGACGAATTACAACCTATCGCTAAGCAACTTGAACAAGCGCTGAAGAAGAACCCTCAAATTTCCAAGGTCTCAAACTGGGGAGCTCGAACGCCTCAGTTGGTGATTGAGCCAGACCCTGATCAATTGAAAGCGTTAGGGTTGAGCTTGGAAGAGCTGGCAGGTTTAGTTGAGCAGCGTTCTCTAGAGTCTCGTAGCGGTGAGCTAATTAGTGACAAAGGCCGAATGGTGATTCGTGGTGACGGTTATGCCGATGATCTACAGAAGCTCAATCAGCTTGTTGTGATTTCAGGGAGCAACGGAAAGATACACTTGGGAGACATCGCCAAGCTTAGCCGAGGCTACCAATACAGCGGCTCTATCGTGCGTAACAATGGCTCTAACGCCATTGCTTTATTGGTGAGTACTAGCCAAACCGACAATCTGCTTAAAGTCAGCGAAGCGATCAGTGAAACTCTGGATGCGCAACGTGCGATTCTGCCTTCGGATATTGAGCTGAATACCATGGCTGATATGGCACCTTACATTGAAGAGCAGCTATTTCGTTTGAGCGAAAATGCATGGCAAGGCTTGCTAATTGTACTGATCCTACTTGGGATATTTCTTGAGATTAGGCTCGCTTTTTGGGTCGCGATGGGGATCCCGATTGCGCTCACTGGAACACTCGCCGCAATGCAGTTTTTTAACTACAGCATCAACGACATCACCTTGTTTGGTTTTATCTTGGTACTTGGTGTGTTGGTCGATGATGCGGTTGTCGTCGGGGAAGCGATACACGAAAAACGGACGGGAAATCCTAGTCATTCCGGTGCCTCAAAGCTAAATGGCTCCTCAAGTATAAGTGGCCTTTCTAATATAAACGGAAAGACAGCTGCGTGGCAGGGCGTGCATTCCGTGTCGGTGGCAACCGTGTTTGGTGTGCTGACAACTATTGCTGCATTTTCTCCCATGTTATGGATTAACAATGAACTGGCTAAGGTGCTTGCTGGGTTTTCGGCAGTGGTGATCTTCGCTTTGATCTTATCGTTGATTGAAAGCAAATTTATTCTACCGTCACACTTGGCTCAGCTTTCTGTGAAAAAGCCATCTACCAGTATTTTTGCCAAGCTTCAGAATACCGCTCAAGGTGGTTTGCAGTGGTTCAACCTAAACGTCTACAAGCCGGTATTGGAGTTTGCACTTGGCTACAAAGTGGCGTCCTTATTTGGGTTTGTCGCGGTTATCTCATTGGCTTATGGCATGTGGTCGAATGGTGCGATTCGCAGTGCGCTGTTCCCTGAAATTCCGGGGCGTTACATCACTGCGGTGATTGAGTTAGAAGACGGTGCGCCGTTGCCACTGCAGCGCCAAGCCTTGTTGCAAGTTGAGCAAGCAATGACGCAGGTAGAAAAAGGCTTAATGGACGATTATCCGTTACAAGAAAAGCCCGTGGTGAATCTACTCGCGTGGTCTGATGGTTATGGTGAAATTGAAGTCACTGCCGAGCTGACCAATGAATCTTTAAGCTTATTGCCGGGTAACTTACTGCTGAAGCGATGGCGAGAAAGTACAGGGCAAATTGAAGGTGCTTACTCGGTGAAATTCAGCGCAGCAGAGGAACCTGCTGGTGGCACATTCTTAACGATCTCTTCTAACGATCGTGAGCTTGCATCAAGAGTGAGTGAACAGCTAGCAGACATTCTCGCTTCGCTAAAAGGTGTTTCGGATGTTTACGATGATGGTCAGGATGGCTTACCGCAAGTTCGCTTGGTATTGAACCAATATGGTCAGCAACTAGGGCTAACTCAAGCCACGTTGGCTCAACTTGCCGGAGAAGCGTTTGGCGAAAGGGAAGTACATCGCTTGTTAGAAAATGGGCAAGAGACCAAGGTACTGCTTCAATATCCGAGAGATGAGCGTAGAACCTTAGCTCAGCTAGAACAAGCCATCATTATGTTGCCGAACGGTGGCAGTGTGATGTTGGGCGATATTGCTGAGTTCCGCCACGAGCAAGAGCCGCAAGTGGTTTACCGTCGAGACCGAGAACAAGTGATTAACCTGTATTGGAAGCAGAATCGCGACTTGCAATCACCAGAGAAAACACGTGAGCAACTTGAAGATACGATTGAGTCTCTGCAGTTACAATATCCAAGTGTAACCATTAAAGCGGGCGGTGAGTTTGAAGAGATAGGGGAAGTGTCGGATGGCTTTAAATCAGCGATGATTATTACCTTGCTGATGATCTACATCTTGTTGGCAGTGCCTTTGAAATCCTACTGGCAGCCAATGATCATCATGGCAGTCATCCCGTTTGGATTCGCAGGCGCGATTTTTGGTCACTACTTGATGGACTTGCCGATCAGCATTCTTTCGATGTTCGGAATGATGGCCATGACGGGGATCGTGATCAACGATTCGTTGGTGCTGATCACGCGTTTTAATGCTGAATATCGCCAAGGTGTGCCATTACAGCAAGCGCTAGTGATTGCTGGCACCAGCCGTTTGAGAGCGATTTTCTTAACCACGATAACTACTGTGTGTGGCTTGTTACCATTGCTAAGTGAAACTGCGGAGCAAGCACAATACTTAAAGCCTGCGGCGGTGTCGTTGGTGTTTGGTGAACTGTTCGCCACTGCGGTCACGCTGATTTTGATACCTGTATTACTTGGTTTGTTTTGCCGAAAAGCGCCTCAAGTTGAAGATCTAATCGAAAATGGAGTGGTCGAACAAGAACCACATGTACCGGCACAGCTCACTTTGGAGCGCTCGTGA
- a CDS encoding AraC family transcriptional regulator: MIDFIKDKDDSEAKRSNSIKSTKTRSSMPENKDRMTQENKPDYQLVPGFKLVPEIALIESLPEHLQKRFSHALTLMHEEWGERRTWEEIATESAISPYHFHRQFTELFNETPGQYLSRVRLQIAVGLLINDEPWSVIEIAQYCGFSSSQSLGKALKRELGVTAKHIREMGYNATPKETADFIQRLAHPGVQSSMEKELVKSMPTELVWYPERGMQKLKLDDPDWDTVFEMYGQKSTQLMGTTPIKQMRNKWDDIDAEIGNWQVAKERYDMTIPEGYYLCSDVYLVSDVAYSTALEALFNAVKQQGLQLDVNGYLVEMIRHIDDDDVEGVTFSFQLPVLTTQDNE; encoded by the coding sequence GTGATTGATTTTATAAAGGACAAGGATGATAGTGAAGCCAAGCGATCAAATTCAATCAAGTCGACAAAGACAAGATCTTCTATGCCTGAGAACAAAGACCGTATGACGCAAGAGAACAAACCTGATTATCAATTGGTGCCCGGTTTTAAACTGGTGCCTGAGATTGCATTGATTGAATCTTTGCCAGAGCACCTTCAAAAGCGTTTTAGTCATGCGCTCACTTTAATGCATGAAGAGTGGGGGGAACGTCGTACATGGGAAGAGATAGCGACCGAAAGCGCAATTTCTCCGTATCACTTTCATCGTCAGTTTACTGAGCTGTTCAATGAAACGCCGGGACAGTATCTAAGTCGAGTTCGGCTGCAAATTGCAGTGGGCTTACTGATTAATGATGAACCGTGGAGCGTGATTGAGATAGCTCAGTATTGTGGCTTTTCATCGTCACAGTCTTTAGGTAAGGCACTTAAGCGTGAATTAGGGGTTACGGCAAAGCATATTCGAGAAATGGGCTATAACGCGACACCTAAGGAGACGGCGGATTTCATTCAGAGATTGGCGCATCCGGGTGTGCAGTCTTCCATGGAAAAAGAACTGGTTAAGTCGATGCCGACCGAGCTGGTTTGGTATCCAGAACGCGGTATGCAGAAGCTTAAACTGGACGATCCTGATTGGGATACGGTGTTTGAGATGTATGGTCAGAAATCGACACAACTCATGGGCACCACACCGATAAAGCAGATGAGAAACAAGTGGGACGACATAGACGCTGAAATCGGCAACTGGCAAGTCGCCAAAGAGCGTTACGATATGACCATTCCAGAAGGATACTACTTGTGTAGCGATGTTTATCTGGTGTCGGATGTCGCCTACAGCACGGCCTTAGAAGCGTTGTTTAATGCGGTTAAGCAACAAGGCTTGCAGTTAGACGTGAACGGCTATTTGGTGGAGATGATTCGCCACATAGATGATGACGATGTAGAAGGAGTAACATTCTCCTTTCAGTTGCCGGTTTTAACCACGCAAGACAACGAATAA